The proteins below are encoded in one region of Persephonella sp.:
- a CDS encoding NAD(P)-dependent oxidoreductase, producing MKVYFFGVEEWEKLHIQRRLKEKNLTGEFFFLKEALDEYSVEKAKDAEVVSVFIYSKLTKEIIDKMPNLKLIITRSSGYDHIDVEYAKQKGIQVAYIPGYGNNTVAEYTFALILALARKFKPMIERTTQGILSREGLMGIDIMGKTIGIVGTGRIGTHVAKIAHGFGMKILAYDRSKNKELVENYGVEYVGLEELLSRSDIVTVHLPYNKATHYLINRFNIKLMKLDAMLINTSRGEVVELEAIIEALKEGRLAGGVGLDTIEAEITVEEELMKKTGLTAFKLKKAAEAQYLLNQENVIVSPHLAYYTKDASERILDMTVDNLENFIKEGKPLTPVP from the coding sequence ATGAAGGTATATTTCTTTGGCGTAGAGGAGTGGGAAAAATTACATATTCAACGAAGACTAAAGGAGAAAAACCTTACCGGTGAGTTTTTCTTCTTGAAAGAAGCCCTTGATGAATACTCTGTTGAAAAAGCAAAAGATGCCGAAGTGGTAAGTGTTTTTATTTACTCTAAGCTTACGAAAGAAATAATAGACAAAATGCCTAATCTGAAACTAATCATTACCCGTTCATCTGGATACGACCATATAGATGTTGAATATGCAAAGCAAAAAGGTATTCAGGTTGCATATATTCCCGGATACGGAAATAACACCGTTGCTGAATACACATTTGCTCTTATCCTTGCCCTCGCCAGAAAATTTAAACCTATGATTGAAAGGACAACACAGGGTATTCTTTCCCGGGAAGGATTAATGGGAATAGATATAATGGGAAAAACCATTGGAATCGTTGGAACCGGTAGAATAGGAACCCATGTTGCAAAAATAGCCCATGGATTTGGGATGAAAATACTGGCTTATGACAGGTCAAAAAACAAAGAACTTGTTGAAAATTATGGCGTTGAGTATGTTGGACTTGAAGAACTTTTGTCAAGGTCAGATATAGTAACAGTTCACCTTCCCTATAACAAAGCAACACATTATTTAATTAACAGATTTAATATTAAACTTATGAAATTAGATGCAATGCTTATAAATACTTCAAGGGGTGAAGTTGTTGAGCTTGAAGCTATAATAGAAGCCCTTAAAGAAGGTAGACTTGCAGGAGGAGTTGGACTGGATACAATTGAGGCAGAGATAACTGTTGAAGAAGAGCTTATGAAAAAAACAGGACTAACGGCGTTTAAACTTAAAAAAGCAGCAGAAGCCCAGTATTTACTCAATCAAGAAAATGTAATAGTCTCTCCACACCTGGCATATTACACAAAAGACGCATCAGAAAGGATACTTGATATGACTGTTGATAATTTAGAAAACTTTATCAAAGAAGGAAAGCCTCTAACTCCTGTGCCATAA
- a CDS encoding 3-isopropylmalate dehydratase small subunit gives MKIEGKVWKFGDDINTDEIIPARYLVTTDPKELAKHVMEDADPEFPNKVQPGDIIVAGKNFGCGSSREHAPLALKGAEIGAIIAESFARIFYRNAINLGLPIIESPEAAKEIEEGDIVEIDFDEGKIINKTKGKEYTFKPLPESLKKVFEAGGLMEYAKDKLKGE, from the coding sequence TTGAAAATAGAAGGTAAAGTTTGGAAATTTGGTGATGATATTAATACTGATGAGATAATTCCTGCAAGGTATCTTGTTACAACAGACCCAAAAGAGCTTGCAAAGCACGTTATGGAAGATGCAGATCCAGAATTTCCTAATAAGGTTCAGCCTGGGGATATAATCGTTGCAGGTAAAAACTTCGGTTGCGGTTCTTCAAGGGAACATGCTCCACTGGCTTTAAAAGGAGCTGAAATAGGGGCTATTATTGCTGAAAGTTTTGCAAGGATTTTTTATAGAAATGCAATAAATCTGGGACTGCCTATTATAGAATCCCCTGAAGCTGCAAAAGAGATAGAAGAAGGGGATATTGTTGAGATTGATTTTGATGAAGGAAAAATAATAAACAAAACCAAAGGAAAAGAATATACATTCAAGCCTTTACCTGAAAGTCTTAAAAAAGTTTTTGAAGCAGGTGGATTAATGGAGTATGCAAAAGATAAACTGAAAGGAGAATAA